In the Deltaproteobacteria bacterium genome, GGGATGAGCCGCGGCGCGCGCGGCTTCACGCTGATCGAGATGGCGATGGTGCTGCTCATCATCGCCATCGGCAGCGCGCTGGTCGTGCCGATGATCGAAGGCGGCTTCGACAGCCGTGAGGTCCGTCGCGCCGCGCGCCAGCTGGCGGCCACCATGCACTACTGTCGCGGCGAGGCGGTCGCGCTCGGCAAGCCGCAGGAGCTCGTGATCGTGCAGGCCACCAACACGATCCAGACGACGGGCGGGCGGTCGGGGGTCCTCAGCGACCGGGCCGTCATCGAGCAGATCCGGGGCGCCTTCGAGCCGGCGCCGGGCGTGGCCCAGATCCTCTTCTACCCGAACGGCGCCACCACCGGCGCCGACGTGTCGCTGATCAGCCGCCGCGATTGGCTCGAGAAGGGCCGCCCGAACCGCATCCTCATCCACCTCGATCCGTGGGTCGGCACGGTAACGGTGCAGTGACCGGGCGACCGACGTCCATGAGCCGCTCGCGCGCACACGGGTTCACCCTCCTCGAGATCGCCGTCGCGCTGGCGATCGTCGGCATGGGGGCGGTTACCTGCCTGCAGCTCTTCAGCGGCAGCCTCCGGCTCCAGGACCGGGCGTCGCGCCAGAGCCGTGCGGTGCTCGCGGCGCGCGCGGCCATGGATGCGCTCCTCTTCCAGCCCGAGATCCGGGATCATACCGAGGAGCGGACGAGCGGCGAGGGCTACCGCATCCGGATGCTCGTCCGGCACGCCGGCCCCGAGGAGGGGCTGCGGAAGTCGGAGCTCGGCTTCGAGTCCGAGCTGAGCCTCCGCTATCTGCAGGTGGACGTCGCCTGGGAGGACGGCACGGGCGTCAAGACCTACACGCTGAAGAGCCTGCGGGCGGCCCCGGAAAATGAGTGAGCGGCGCGACGGGTTCACGCTCTTGGAGCTCGTGCTCGCGATGAGCGCGCTCGCGATGATCGTGGCCATCTGCTACGGCGCGTTCCATCTCGGCATCCGGGCGGTGGAGTCGGGCGAGCGGGCGGTGGTGACGGCGCAGCGCCTGCGCGTGGCGACCGACGTCCTGATCCGTCAGGTCAAGTCCGCGGTACCCTATCCCGCCCGCAACCGCGACGACGACGTGTACCCGTACTTCGTGGGGACGGCCACCTCCCTCACCTTCATTACCGCCAACGCCCAGCAGGGCGGCGGTGGCCTGGCGCGGGTCGTCTACCAGCTCGCCGACGGGGAACCCTGCACGGTCGTCCCCTGCCTCGTCCTGAAGGAGACGCCGTTCTTCTCGCCCGACGTCCTGGGGCGCGAGCCGGTCGACAACGATCCGTCGCTCACGGGCGTCGACCTCCTCCACGGGTTCCGGAGCCTCAAGTTCGAGTACCTGATGAACGACGGCGCCGAGACCGAGTGGCGCGAGTCCTGGGACGGCCAGACGGACGAGATGATGCCGGCGGCG is a window encoding:
- a CDS encoding type II secretion system protein, encoding MSRSRAHGFTLLEIAVALAIVGMGAVTCLQLFSGSLRLQDRASRQSRAVLAARAAMDALLFQPEIRDHTEERTSGEGYRIRMLVRHAGPEEGLRKSELGFESELSLRYLQVDVAWEDGTGVKTYTLKSLRAAPENE
- a CDS encoding prepilin-type N-terminal cleavage/methylation domain-containing protein; amino-acid sequence: MSERRDGFTLLELVLAMSALAMIVAICYGAFHLGIRAVESGERAVVTAQRLRVATDVLIRQVKSAVPYPARNRDDDVYPYFVGTATSLTFITANAQQGGGGLARVVYQLADGEPCTVVPCLVLKETPFFSPDVLGREPVDNDPSLTGVDLLHGFRSLKFEYLMNDGAETEWRESWDGQTDEMMPAAVRIVVTGLPGLELDAWGQEIPVMATAYGENTGEVDDEDLAASAGDDGGDGGDDGGVSAGGGGGGVGDDGGDDGE